The sequence below is a genomic window from Methanobrevibacter sp..
AAGGAGCATTACTGTTCTTCATTGGTGGGGACAATTTCATGGCGCCATGTAACGGTTTGTCTGAAAAGGAAATCGAATCCTTATTGATTGAAATTGATGAGGAAATCGGAATCCAGCTTAAAGCAGGAATTGGAAGGGCTAAAAATGCTGAAGATGCGGCTTATATGGCAGACATCGGTTTGGAAGAAATTCGTGCTCACAATAATGGAATGTGGACTTGGGTTGTTGAAAAAGACGACTGAGGAATTTTCATGCTTAAAGTAGTTGCGCCAATGGCAGGTATAACTGATGCTGATTTTTTAAATAAAGTTATTCCTTATGGATTTAATGTGGCTACTTTGGGAGGATATAGTTTAGACACTCCAACTATTGAAGCAAGTAAAAAAATCATTCAAAGGGGCAGGAAGGAATTTGATTTTCCTTTGGATATGATTTTTAATCATATTGAAAATGAAGTTGGTTTAATTAAGAAATTTCATCGGAATGTAAAAGTTTCAGCTAATGTGCGCTCAACAAATCCTCAGCCAATTATTGAAGTTGGAAACATTAAAAAATTGGATATTGTAGAGATTAATTGTCATTGTCGTCAAAATGAAATTTTAGCTATTGGTTGCGGACAAGAAATGTTGAAAAGAGATGATTTAAATAAATTCATTTCTCAAATTGCTGATAATGTTTCCAGTGAAGTTTCAGTTAAGATTAGAGCTAATGTTGAGGGTGTAGATTCTTTAAAAATCGCCAAGTTGGTTGAAAATGCAGGGGCCGATTATTTGCATGTTGATGCAATGAAACCGGGTGTTTTTGAAGCGGACTGGCAACTTTTAAAAGAAATTTGCAATAATGTAAATATTAAAGTTATTGGTAATAATTCTGTAAATTCGCTAGAAAATGTTAAAAAAATGATTGATACTGGTGTAAACGGATTTTCAATAGCTCGTTCGGTTATTTCTGCTAATTTGGACTTTGATATAACTAATTTTTAATTTTTTTTTAAAACAATTGTTATTAGAAAGTATTATTAATAGTCTTAAATATAAATTAATTTATAGGTGATTTCATGGATTTTATAACACTTAAAAATATTACTAAAAATTTTGATGGTGTTGATGTTCTTAAAGATATTAATTTAAAAATTGCTGAAGGTGAAACTTTAGGTATATTGGGGCGTAGTGGAAGTGGAAAGTCTGTTTTGATTAATATGCTCAGGGGTACGTTGGATTATAAACCTGATGCAGGTCAGGTTATCTTCAATATAGCTGTTTGTCCTAATTGTTTAGCAGTAGATTCACCGTCACATGCTAATGAAAAATGTAGTTGTGGTGCAACTTTAGAGGCAAAAGAAGTTGATTTCTTCAATGCTGAGAGAAAATTATTCGCAAGTATAAAAAGAAGAATTTCCATTATGCTGCAACGTAATTTTGCGTTATATGATGAGGAAACTGTTATCGAAAATGTAATGAGGGCAATGCCTGAAGGCAAAGAGTATGATGAAAGTATTTATGATGCTTTGGAGTTATTGGAAATGGTTCAGATGAACCACAGGATTACTCATATTGCTCGTGATTTAAGTGGTGGTGAAAAACAAAGGGTTGTACTTGCAAGGCAATTGGCTAAATCTCCAATGATGTTTTTAGCTGATGAACCGACAGGTACTTTGGATCCACAAACTGCGATTAAACTTCATAATACTTTGAAAGAGGGCGTTAAAGACGAAGGAATCACTATGTTAATTACTTCACATTGGCCTGAAGTAATGGTTGAATTGGCGGATAATGTAATTTGGCTGGAAGATGGCAGAATTAAGCAAGAAGGCAACCCTCAAAAAGTTGTAGATGAATTTGTAGCTACAATTCCAATTCCTAAAAAACCTGAAATTCCGGAATTCGGTGAACCGGAAGTAATTCTTGAAGATGTTAAAAAGCATTATTATTCCATTGAAAGGGGTGTTGTTAAAGCAGTTGACGGTGTAGATTTAACCATCAATAAAGATGAAATCTTTGGTATTGTAGGTTTAAGCGGTTCTGGAAAAACCACTACAACCAGGATGTTAATGGGACTAACTGAACCAAGTGGCGGAAATATACAGATTAAGCTTGGTGATGACTGGATTGATATGACTAAGGTAGGTCCTCTCAACCGTGGACGTATCATGCCGTATATTGGTTTATTACATCAGGAATATTCATTATATCCTCACAGAACTATTTTAGGTAACTTAACTGATGCAATTAGTTTAAATTTACCTGCTGAGTTTGGTAAAATTAAAGCAATTCATGCATTAACCACTGTCGGATTTTCAGATGATGTTGCAGAAACCATTCTTGATAAATATCCTGATCAGTTAAGTGTAGGTGAAAAACATAGGGTTGCTTTAGCACAAGTTTTAATTAAAGAACCTACTTTGATTCTTTTAGATGAACCGACAGGTACTATGGATCCTATTACCAGGGTTATTGTAACTGATTCCATATTAAAAGCCCGTAATGAATTAGAGCAAACATTCATTATCATTTCTCACGATATGGACTTTGTTTTGGATGTTTGTGATAGGGCTGCTTTAATGAGGGGCGGTAAACTCTTAGATATAGGAACTCCTGAAGAAATTGTTGATAAATTGACTGCTGATGAAAAAGAAGACATGCTTAAGGAAAGATAGGTCTTTTTATTCATTCAATTCTTTTTTTATTTTTTTCCAATTTGGACAAAATTTGTCCATTAATTTTTTAAACTTTTTCCCATGATTGAATTCTATTAAATGACATAATTCATGAATTAGAACATATTCTAAACAGGTCTGATCTTTTTTTGCCAAATTCAAATTCAGGGTTATTGTCCTATCATGCCATCTGCAGTTGCCCCAATTTTTCATTTTTCTAATCTTAACTTCCGCAGGGGATTTTCCAACAATTTTTATGCATTTATCTAAAACGAGATGTAATGCTTCTTGAAGCTGGCTTTTATAAAATTTCACCATTATCTCTTCTCTTTTTTCTATTGTATTTTTGGAAGGTGTGGGTAAGTATAAAATAGAGTTCTCTTTATCAGCCAATACTTGTTTTGCAGTGCTGTTTTTGATTAATTTTAAAGTGTATGCTTCACCCCATAAATAGTGTTTTTCGCCGGTTACATATTTTAGGGGAGGCTGGATATTGCTGTTTAAAATAACTGTCTGCTTTTCTAAAATCCATTCTCTTCGAGATTTTATAAATTCAAGTAAATCCTCATCTGATATGGATGATGGAGCGGATAATTTAACATCTCCATTCGGAGGTATGACCCGAAGATATATGTTTTTTATATTTTTCAGCTCTAAATTAATGGTGATGCCGTCAATTATTAATTGTTTTTTCATACTAGTCTATATAAAAATTAGTGATTGATATATTAAAAGTTTGGTTATCAATTATCTTTTTGTTTGTCATCACGAGTTTTAGTTAATAATCCGTCTTCTAAAAAAGATTTATATATAGATAGTTAGAATAAATTATATTATTATAATTTTATTAATTATCATGATTGTATTCGCAGTGGCGAATAAATATTTGGAGGTTTATTATGACTTGGGAAGATGCGCCGTCTCATATTTGTAGAGGAGGAGATGCTAGGGGGCTTGCTTTTTGTTGCCCACCAGTTAAACCATGTCCTGTTTTAAACGTATTGCATGAAGTTAATTTAACTACTCAGGAATATATTGAAATTAAGACTCAATTTGCTAGAGAAACCAGATTAGGTGAAGGGGCAGGTACTTGTTTCGGATCACTTGTATGGTGTTGTAAACCATCTAAACCATGCCCATTAAGAGACATGACATTAAAAAGTATGGGCATGACTCATGATGAATATCTGGACCTGAAAAAGGAATTGTCTGAAAAGTTGGTTAATGTTGACAAACCGGCTCCAGATGAAAAAGCTGAAGCATTAGCCGAAACATTCCATGTTACAAAACTTGAGGCTATGAATGTTTTAACTGAATGTAATAATGATTTAAGGGCAGCTGTAAAAGTTTTACATACAAGGTCTCTTGAAACTTCTGATTAAAATGGATTGGACTTCTCTTTATTTGAAAACTGCTGATTTGAATATTTTTATTTTAGGTGCTGGTGAGGTTGCAACTAGAAGGGCAAATAAATTTCTGGACCATGGAGCTAATGTAAGGCTGGTTGGAAATGAGTTGTCTGAAGAATTGAAATCCAAAGGTGCGGTTTTATATTCAGTTAATGATGTGGATGATTTGGTTAAATGGGCTGATTTGGTTGTAGTGGCCAGCGGCGATAAGGAGTTGTCTGATTATGTTTGTGGAATTGCTCAGGATAAACTTGTAAACAGGGCGGATTTTCCACAAGAGGGAAATGTGATTGTTCCAACAAGTTTTAATATTGGAGACATTGAAATCTCTATTTTTACCAATGGCAAAAGCCCTCTGATGGCCCGACAGCTTAGAAAAAAAATTCAATCAATCATTACAGAAGAGGATATTCTGGAAATCGAACTTCAAGATTATGCCCGAAGCAAACTGAAGAAAGTTATTTCAAATCAAAAGAAAAGGCGGAAATTTCTTTATGAACTCTTTGAAGATAAAAAAATCAATGATTTGATTGAGAATAATGAAATTGACGAAGCCAAAAATCATATTGACAATTTAATAAGGGGATTACTTTGATACTAAATTTAAGAGTTGACCATAAAATTGCAGATATTCAATCTATGGAAGTTATTTCAAAAGAAATTGATGAATTGTTCGCCAATTTACATGAGAAATATTCAATCGGAGAATATGTTGAAATCAGCACATGCAATAGAAAGGAATATTATATTCACAATGATTACATTCCTGAAGATGAAGAGTTATTGTCTCATGAAAATATGAGTATTGTTATAGATTATGGCCAATCTGCAGTTATGCATCTGCTTAGGATGACTTCCGGTTTAGAATCAATGATTGTTGGTGAAGACCAGATTTTAGGTCAGGTAAAAGATGCGAAACATAAAGCTATAAAGAATCGCCATTGCGGCAAGGTTCTTGATTTGATTTTTACTAAATCAATTCATGTTGGCAGGGTTGTTAGAAATAAAACCAATATTAATAAAGGTTCAGTATCTATTGGTTCGGCAGCTATCGATTTGGCTGAAAAGCACATTGGCTGCTTGGATGATAAGTCTGTTTTGGTAATTGGTGCTGGAAAAATGGGTAAACTGGTTGCCAAAGCCCTTGCGGAGAAGGATTTGAATGCTATTTTTGTTGCAAACCGTACTTTTTATGTTGCTGTTGAACTTGCAAAAGACTTGGGCGGAGAAGCTATTCTATTCAATGATTTGGAAAAATATTTGGCCACTGCCGATTTAGTTATTAGCGCCACCAGTGCCCCCCATCCGATTATTACTAAGGAACGCCTTTTGGGAATTGACATGGATTATGAAGACATAATGATGGTGGATATTGCAAATCCTCGGGATATATCTGATGATGTTTCTGATTTGGGCGTTAAATCATTTAATATTGATGATTTAAGAGAAATTGCTGATGAAAACACTTCCCGCAGATTGAAGGAATTCGGTGAAGCTGAAAACATCATCAATAATGAGTTTGTTTTACTTAAAGAATCCTTTAAAATAATGAGTATTGATGAGTTGCTCGGTAACTTAAGAGCATCTATGGAAGAAATAAGAGAACATGAAACTCAAAAAGCTAATGCTAAGTTGGTTGATGTAGATGGCAGTGCAAAAGTTTTGGATAATTTAACAAATTCGATAGTGAATAAGATATTTTATGACATATCCAAAAAAGTTAAGGAAGCTGCAAAAGAAGAAAACGAGGATATAATCGCAGCCTGTGAGTATATTTTTAATTAAAGTCATATTTTGTTTATTCAAACATTCCTTTGACTTCATTATTTTTAATTTTAGTTGACTTTATAGCATAATCAATATTCTTCATGGTGATTATGTCGCTATCATTAGCGATTGCATTGTGAAGAGCTGTTTTTAATATTTTTTCTTTAATGTCTCTTCCGGATAATCCTTTAGTAATTTTAACAATTTTTTCTAAATCCAGTGTATAATCCAATGGGAATGTTTTTAAATTATTTTCTAAAATGGTTAATCTCTCTTCATCATCAGGTAATTTAAATTCAATTTCTTCTTCAAACCTGCTTCTTATAGCATAATCCAAATTATTTGAGTTATTGGTTGCACCAATAGTTATTACAGATTTATTTTCATTAATTCCGTCCATTTCAGTTAAAAGTGAATTAACAATTTCAGAAACGTCTCCCCTAATTGATTGGAAAGATCTGTGCAGTGCAATAGCGTCAATTTCATCAATGAAAATTATTGACGGTGAGCTTTCACTAGCTTTTTTAAACAGATCATGAATTTTAGATGCACTGTCTCCGACATGGTCTCCGATTAATGAAGTTGCTTTTATTAAATATAATGGAACTTCAAGCTCGTTGGCAAGTGCTTTAACAAGCATGGTTTTGCCGGTACCTGGAGGTCCGTAAAACAGTATGTTGTTTGGAGCCCATGGACCAAATTTTTCAGGGTCCTCCAAGAATTTTGTTATGACTTTTACTTTATTTTTAGCATTAACCTGCCCAACAATATCTGAAATATGAATATCTGTTTTAATTGAAGTTATTTTCTTTTTATCTTTTAATTCATCAGTTATTAATTTGATTCTTGTGTTTTCAGATATTATGGAGTTATCGGGTTTTGCTTTTATAATTTCAAAACCGTAATCAGGTACGATTTTTTGATCAAATAAATGTGAGTTTTCACGAACAACCAATCCTAACCATTGTTCACGTGCGTATTCTTCAAATAATCCTTTGTTTGTAATTTCTATATCTTCATCCATTAAGTTGAATTCAAAAGGATAGCCAACAGGTTTTAAAATGACACATTCGGCATATTCTCTATCTTCTGTTTCTTTGACTGTCTGTTTTTGATTAGTTGTTTTTATTTCAACTTTTTTATTATCACTTTTCACAAACTCACCTCCGATATTTTTACATATCTAAATTGTTTTTAATTATTTAAATAGTTGATGTGATGAGATATTTCCTGAGATTTTTTTAAGTGATATTTAAAACAAGACTGATATTATTTATTCATGAAACATTTTTAATGATATTTGAATTAAAACCATTCATCTAATTCTTGACATTGTGGGGTGTGGTTGGTTAATAATTATTTCATACTTTCATATAATTCTTTCATTTTAAGTGAATCAATGTCTCTAAGAGGGGTTTCACATATAATATTTGCGTTCCAACCGTTATCGATTAGATTAGAAAGTAAATCTTTGATATTTGGTCCGTATTCATCATTTTCATCTAGTGTGTGATGTTTCACTTCTCCACCGTGACCATATTCAATAGTTGTGAAATGGCAATGCAGGATATCAATGTCTAG
It includes:
- a CDS encoding bifunctional precorrin-2 dehydrogenase/sirohydrochlorin ferrochelatase, whose amino-acid sequence is MDWTSLYLKTADLNIFILGAGEVATRRANKFLDHGANVRLVGNELSEELKSKGAVLYSVNDVDDLVKWADLVVVASGDKELSDYVCGIAQDKLVNRADFPQEGNVIVPTSFNIGDIEISIFTNGKSPLMARQLRKKIQSIITEEDILEIELQDYARSKLKKVISNQKKRRKFLYELFEDKKINDLIENNEIDEAKNHIDNLIRGLL
- the atwA gene encoding methyl coenzyme M reductase system, component A2, with translation MDFITLKNITKNFDGVDVLKDINLKIAEGETLGILGRSGSGKSVLINMLRGTLDYKPDAGQVIFNIAVCPNCLAVDSPSHANEKCSCGATLEAKEVDFFNAERKLFASIKRRISIMLQRNFALYDEETVIENVMRAMPEGKEYDESIYDALELLEMVQMNHRITHIARDLSGGEKQRVVLARQLAKSPMMFLADEPTGTLDPQTAIKLHNTLKEGVKDEGITMLITSHWPEVMVELADNVIWLEDGRIKQEGNPQKVVDEFVATIPIPKKPEIPEFGEPEVILEDVKKHYYSIERGVVKAVDGVDLTINKDEIFGIVGLSGSGKTTTTRMLMGLTEPSGGNIQIKLGDDWIDMTKVGPLNRGRIMPYIGLLHQEYSLYPHRTILGNLTDAISLNLPAEFGKIKAIHALTTVGFSDDVAETILDKYPDQLSVGEKHRVALAQVLIKEPTLILLDEPTGTMDPITRVIVTDSILKARNELEQTFIIISHDMDFVLDVCDRAALMRGGKLLDIGTPEEIVDKLTADEKEDMLKER
- a CDS encoding AAA family ATPase gives rise to the protein MKSDNKKVEIKTTNQKQTVKETEDREYAECVILKPVGYPFEFNLMDEDIEITNKGLFEEYAREQWLGLVVRENSHLFDQKIVPDYGFEIIKAKPDNSIISENTRIKLITDELKDKKKITSIKTDIHISDIVGQVNAKNKVKVITKFLEDPEKFGPWAPNNILFYGPPGTGKTMLVKALANELEVPLYLIKATSLIGDHVGDSASKIHDLFKKASESSPSIIFIDEIDAIALHRSFQSIRGDVSEIVNSLLTEMDGINENKSVITIGATNNSNNLDYAIRSRFEEEIEFKLPDDEERLTILENNLKTFPLDYTLDLEKIVKITKGLSGRDIKEKILKTALHNAIANDSDIITMKNIDYAIKSTKIKNNEVKGMFE
- a CDS encoding methanogenesis marker 9 domain-containing protein → MTWEDAPSHICRGGDARGLAFCCPPVKPCPVLNVLHEVNLTTQEYIEIKTQFARETRLGEGAGTCFGSLVWCCKPSKPCPLRDMTLKSMGMTHDEYLDLKKELSEKLVNVDKPAPDEKAEALAETFHVTKLEAMNVLTECNNDLRAAVKVLHTRSLETSD
- a CDS encoding M48 family metallopeptidase, producing MKKQLIIDGITINLELKNIKNIYLRVIPPNGDVKLSAPSSISDEDLLEFIKSRREWILEKQTVILNSNIQPPLKYVTGEKHYLWGEAYTLKLIKNSTAKQVLADKENSILYLPTPSKNTIEKREEIMVKFYKSQLQEALHLVLDKCIKIVGKSPAEVKIRKMKNWGNCRWHDRTITLNLNLAKKDQTCLEYVLIHELCHLIEFNHGKKFKKLMDKFCPNWKKIKKELNE
- the hemA gene encoding glutamyl-tRNA reductase, coding for MILNLRVDHKIADIQSMEVISKEIDELFANLHEKYSIGEYVEISTCNRKEYYIHNDYIPEDEELLSHENMSIVIDYGQSAVMHLLRMTSGLESMIVGEDQILGQVKDAKHKAIKNRHCGKVLDLIFTKSIHVGRVVRNKTNINKGSVSIGSAAIDLAEKHIGCLDDKSVLVIGAGKMGKLVAKALAEKDLNAIFVANRTFYVAVELAKDLGGEAILFNDLEKYLATADLVISATSAPHPIITKERLLGIDMDYEDIMMVDIANPRDISDDVSDLGVKSFNIDDLREIADENTSRRLKEFGEAENIINNEFVLLKESFKIMSIDELLGNLRASMEEIREHETQKANAKLVDVDGSAKVLDNLTNSIVNKIFYDISKKVKEAAKEENEDIIAACEYIFN
- a CDS encoding MJ0144 family RNA dihydrouridine synthase-like protein, with protein sequence MAGITDADFLNKVIPYGFNVATLGGYSLDTPTIEASKKIIQRGRKEFDFPLDMIFNHIENEVGLIKKFHRNVKVSANVRSTNPQPIIEVGNIKKLDIVEINCHCRQNEILAIGCGQEMLKRDDLNKFISQIADNVSSEVSVKIRANVEGVDSLKIAKLVENAGADYLHVDAMKPGVFEADWQLLKEICNNVNIKVIGNNSVNSLENVKKMIDTGVNGFSIARSVISANLDFDITNF